The Sus scrofa isolate TJ Tabasco breed Duroc chromosome X, Sscrofa11.1, whole genome shotgun sequence genome has a segment encoding these proteins:
- the LPAR4 gene encoding lysophosphatidic acid receptor 4 isoform X2, with product MATLTSLQQGGKHFLPVLSLRVLNPAASRHLEKKSMGDRRFIDFQFQDLNSSLRPRLGNATANNTCIIDDSFKYNLNGAVYSVVFILGLITNSASLFVFCFRMKMRSETAIFITNLALSDLLFVCTLPFKIFYNFNRHWPFGDTLCKISGTAFLTNIYGSMLFLTCISVDRFLAIVYPFRSRTIRTRRNSAIVCAGVWIIVLSGGISASLFSTTNVNNATTTCFEGFSKRVWKTYLSKITIFIEVVGFIIPLILNVSCSSVVLKTLRKPATLSQIGTNKKKVLKMITVHMAVFVVCFVPYNSVLFLYALVRSQAITNCLLERFAKIMYPITLCLATLNCCFDPFIYYFTLESFQKSFYINTHIRMESLFKTETPLTTKPSLPAIQEEVSNQTTHNGGELMLESTF from the exons ATGGCAACATTGACCTCTCTCCAGCAAG GAGGAAAACATTTCCTACCAGTCCTTAGTCTCAGAGTGCTGAACCCTGCAGCCAGCAGgcatcttgaaaaaaaatccatgggtgACAGAAGATTCATTGACTTCCAATTCCAAGATTTAAATTCAAGCCTCAGACCCAGGTTGGGCAATGCTACTGCCAATAATACTTGCATTATTGATGATTCCTTCAAGTATAATCTGAATGGTGCTGTCTACAGTGTTGTATTCATCCTGGGTCTGATAACCAACAGTGCTTCTCTGTTTGTCTTCTGCTTCCGCATGAAAATGAGAAGTGAGACGGCTATTTTCATCACCAATCTGGCCCTCTCTGATTTGCTCTTTGTCTGCACTCtacctttcaaaatattttacaatttcaaCCGCCACTGGCCTTTTGGTGATACCCTCTGCAAGATCTCTGGGACTGCATTCCTAACCAACATCTATGGGAGCATGCTCTTCCTTACCTGCATTAGCGTGGATCGTTTCCTGGCCATTGTCTATCCCTTCCGATCTCGTACCATTAGGACCAGGAGGAATTCTGCCATTGTGTGTGCTGGAGTCTGGATCATAGTCCTCAGTGGTGGTATTTCGGCCTCTTTATTCTCCACCACTAATGTCAACAATGCAACCACCACCTGCTTTGAGGGCTTCTCCAAACGTGTCTGGAAGACTTATCTGTCCAAGATAACCATATTTATTGAAGTTGTTGGTTTTATTATTCCTTTGATATTGAATGTCTCTTGCTCTTCTGTGGTGCTAAAAACCCTCCGTAAGCCTGCTACACTGTCTCAAATTGGGACCAATAAGAAAAAAGTGCTGAAGATGATCACAGTGCATATGGCGGTCTTTGTGGTATGCTTCGTACCCTATAACTCCGTCCTTTTCCTGTATGCCCTGGTGCGTTCCCAAGCTATTACCAATTGCTTGTTGGAAAGATTTGCAAAGATCATGTACCCAATCACCTTGTGCCTTGCAACTTTAAACTGTTGCTTTGACCCTTTCATCTATTATTTTACCCTTGAATCCTTTCAGAAGTCCTTCTACATCAATACCCATATCAGGATGGAGTCTCTGTTTAAGACTGAAACACCTCTGACCACAAAACCTTCCCTTCCAGCTATTCAAGAGGAAGTTAGTAATCAAACAACACATAATGGTGGTGAATTAATGCTAGAATCCACCTTCTAG
- the LPAR4 gene encoding lysophosphatidic acid receptor 4 isoform X1, with amino-acid sequence MKIHPLSTLNPPGGKHFLPVLSLRVLNPAASRHLEKKSMGDRRFIDFQFQDLNSSLRPRLGNATANNTCIIDDSFKYNLNGAVYSVVFILGLITNSASLFVFCFRMKMRSETAIFITNLALSDLLFVCTLPFKIFYNFNRHWPFGDTLCKISGTAFLTNIYGSMLFLTCISVDRFLAIVYPFRSRTIRTRRNSAIVCAGVWIIVLSGGISASLFSTTNVNNATTTCFEGFSKRVWKTYLSKITIFIEVVGFIIPLILNVSCSSVVLKTLRKPATLSQIGTNKKKVLKMITVHMAVFVVCFVPYNSVLFLYALVRSQAITNCLLERFAKIMYPITLCLATLNCCFDPFIYYFTLESFQKSFYINTHIRMESLFKTETPLTTKPSLPAIQEEVSNQTTHNGGELMLESTF; translated from the exons ATGAAAATACATCCACTCAGCACTCTGAACCCCCCAG GAGGAAAACATTTCCTACCAGTCCTTAGTCTCAGAGTGCTGAACCCTGCAGCCAGCAGgcatcttgaaaaaaaatccatgggtgACAGAAGATTCATTGACTTCCAATTCCAAGATTTAAATTCAAGCCTCAGACCCAGGTTGGGCAATGCTACTGCCAATAATACTTGCATTATTGATGATTCCTTCAAGTATAATCTGAATGGTGCTGTCTACAGTGTTGTATTCATCCTGGGTCTGATAACCAACAGTGCTTCTCTGTTTGTCTTCTGCTTCCGCATGAAAATGAGAAGTGAGACGGCTATTTTCATCACCAATCTGGCCCTCTCTGATTTGCTCTTTGTCTGCACTCtacctttcaaaatattttacaatttcaaCCGCCACTGGCCTTTTGGTGATACCCTCTGCAAGATCTCTGGGACTGCATTCCTAACCAACATCTATGGGAGCATGCTCTTCCTTACCTGCATTAGCGTGGATCGTTTCCTGGCCATTGTCTATCCCTTCCGATCTCGTACCATTAGGACCAGGAGGAATTCTGCCATTGTGTGTGCTGGAGTCTGGATCATAGTCCTCAGTGGTGGTATTTCGGCCTCTTTATTCTCCACCACTAATGTCAACAATGCAACCACCACCTGCTTTGAGGGCTTCTCCAAACGTGTCTGGAAGACTTATCTGTCCAAGATAACCATATTTATTGAAGTTGTTGGTTTTATTATTCCTTTGATATTGAATGTCTCTTGCTCTTCTGTGGTGCTAAAAACCCTCCGTAAGCCTGCTACACTGTCTCAAATTGGGACCAATAAGAAAAAAGTGCTGAAGATGATCACAGTGCATATGGCGGTCTTTGTGGTATGCTTCGTACCCTATAACTCCGTCCTTTTCCTGTATGCCCTGGTGCGTTCCCAAGCTATTACCAATTGCTTGTTGGAAAGATTTGCAAAGATCATGTACCCAATCACCTTGTGCCTTGCAACTTTAAACTGTTGCTTTGACCCTTTCATCTATTATTTTACCCTTGAATCCTTTCAGAAGTCCTTCTACATCAATACCCATATCAGGATGGAGTCTCTGTTTAAGACTGAAACACCTCTGACCACAAAACCTTCCCTTCCAGCTATTCAAGAGGAAGTTAGTAATCAAACAACACATAATGGTGGTGAATTAATGCTAGAATCCACCTTCTAG